In bacterium YEK0313, one genomic interval encodes:
- a CDS encoding hypothetical protein (Protease HtpX homolog) — MPGQAFGLYSHIRNNKVRSAFLLAGLFLLAYVMTFGLILVFHGLNGLPYGANLKWETFRTFLGAMPFVTAGTLIWVFLGYRFNVALIGVMTGAQGIARTDHPKLYKMLENLCISRGMTVPKLAIVESDALNAFASGVNDKQFTITVTTGLLANLNDAEIEAVLAHELTHIRNGDVRLMIIAVVIAGVLSLIGEVVFRMFASGGVRTSSSNNDDRRGNMVAVLIGIALIVVSWFLAILVRLSLSRSREYLADAGAVELTKNPDAMISALLKISGRADIQGVPSGVMDMCFENDPDDFSDLFSTHPSITKRVQALVDMAGGRLPQAMPPHPPAVRDRQDLPSVVEQRGPWGARPPAGGQSPG, encoded by the coding sequence ATGCCGGGCCAGGCTTTCGGCCTCTACAGCCACATCCGCAACAACAAGGTGCGCTCGGCCTTCCTGCTGGCCGGGCTGTTCCTGCTCGCCTATGTCATGACCTTCGGGCTGATCCTGGTGTTCCACGGTCTCAACGGCCTGCCCTATGGCGCCAACCTGAAATGGGAGACCTTCCGGACCTTTCTCGGCGCCATGCCCTTCGTCACGGCCGGCACGCTGATCTGGGTGTTCCTCGGCTACCGCTTCAACGTGGCGCTGATCGGCGTCATGACCGGCGCCCAGGGCATCGCCCGTACGGATCACCCCAAGCTCTACAAGATGCTGGAGAATCTCTGCATCTCCAGAGGCATGACCGTGCCGAAGCTCGCAATCGTCGAAAGCGATGCGCTCAACGCCTTCGCCAGCGGCGTCAACGACAAGCAGTTCACGATCACCGTGACGACCGGGCTCCTCGCCAATCTCAACGACGCCGAGATCGAGGCCGTGCTGGCGCACGAGCTGACCCATATCCGCAACGGCGATGTCCGCCTGATGATCATCGCCGTGGTGATCGCCGGCGTCCTGTCGCTGATCGGCGAAGTCGTGTTCCGCATGTTCGCGAGCGGCGGCGTGCGAACGTCCTCGTCGAACAACGACGACCGGCGCGGCAACATGGTCGCGGTGCTGATCGGCATCGCCCTGATCGTCGTCTCCTGGTTCCTGGCGATCCTGGTGCGGCTGTCGCTGTCGCGCTCGCGCGAATATCTCGCCGATGCCGGCGCCGTCGAACTGACCAAGAACCCCGACGCGATGATCTCGGCCCTCCTGAAGATTTCCGGGCGGGCCGACATCCAAGGCGTCCCGTCGGGGGTCATGGACATGTGTTTCGAGAACGATCCCGACGATTTCAGCGACCTGTTCTCGACCCATCCCTCCATCACCAAGCGCGTCCAGGCGCTGGTCGACATGGCCGGCGGACGGCTGCCGCAGGCCATGCCGCCGCACCCGCCCGCCGTCCGCGACCGGCAGGACCTGCCGAGCGTCGTCGAGCAGCGCGGCCCCTGGGGGGCGCGACCGCCGGCGGGTGGTCAGTCGCCGGGATAG
- the benM_3 gene encoding HTH-type transcriptional regulator BenM, whose product MAPTFRQLRYFTVLAEELHFGRAARRLNISQPPLSTGVRQLEEDLGVKLLERSSRRVALTRAGEAFAARAVMLLGQLAEAETLTRRIATSPGGVVRVGLVPSMIYRGLPGMLHDFAERHAGFTVEIREMNSAAQIAAVFESKIDIGFIHGLPLPEGMESLLIMDEPFVCCLPASHPLARSRRVPLASLALEPLIIFSRPLAPHYHDHIVSLLRGAGFEPRIVHEVGHWLTVVALVAHELGVALVPRSLSHAGIAGTVFLPLDHPTALHEARAIWSPAEANAGRDRLIDCVREVVARMRPPHRDEPARPASSGPRRTRPAR is encoded by the coding sequence ATGGCGCCGACCTTCCGGCAGCTGCGCTACTTCACCGTGCTGGCCGAGGAGCTGCATTTCGGCCGCGCGGCGCGACGGCTGAACATCTCGCAGCCGCCGCTCTCGACCGGCGTGCGGCAGCTCGAGGAGGATCTCGGCGTCAAGCTCTTGGAGCGCAGCAGCCGGCGAGTCGCCCTTACCCGGGCCGGCGAAGCCTTTGCCGCGCGCGCGGTCATGCTGCTCGGCCAGCTCGCCGAGGCGGAGACGCTGACCCGCAGGATCGCGACGAGCCCGGGCGGCGTGGTGCGCGTCGGCCTGGTGCCGTCGATGATCTATCGCGGCCTGCCTGGCATGCTGCACGACTTCGCCGAGCGTCATGCCGGCTTCACCGTGGAGATCCGCGAAATGAACTCGGCGGCGCAGATCGCCGCGGTGTTCGAGAGCAAGATCGATATCGGTTTCATCCACGGCCTGCCCCTGCCCGAAGGCATGGAATCGCTGCTGATCATGGACGAGCCCTTCGTCTGCTGCCTGCCGGCCTCGCATCCGCTGGCCCGCTCGCGGCGGGTACCGCTGGCCTCCCTCGCCCTCGAGCCCTTGATCATCTTCTCCCGGCCGCTCGCGCCGCACTATCACGACCATATCGTCTCGCTGCTGCGCGGCGCCGGCTTCGAGCCGCGCATCGTCCATGAGGTCGGGCACTGGCTGACCGTGGTGGCGCTGGTCGCGCACGAGCTGGGCGTGGCGCTGGTGCCGCGCTCGCTGTCCCATGCCGGCATCGCCGGCACGGTGTTCCTGCCGCTCGACCACCCGACCGCCCTGCACGAGGCCCGCGCCATCTGGTCGCCGGCCGAGGCCAATGCGGGCCGCGACCGGCTGATCGATTGCGTGCGCGAGGTGGTGGCCCGCATGCGCCCGCCGCACCGTGACGAGCCCGCGAGACCCGCCTCGTCCGGGCCGCGACGGACGCGCCCGGCGCGGTGA
- the aidB_2 gene encoding Putative acyl-CoA dehydrogenase AidB — MIAETALIHRNIPDSTGTNAYLGDPDFGRLLRIYAEPALVAAVEPHFIRLGALVRAELEQLALAADANPPKLRSRTRAGADIQMVDKHPSYVQLEHYAFGTFGLAAMSHRAGVFDWPEPLPPVVKYGLTMLFVQAEFGLCCPLSMTDSLTRTLTRFGAPALVAQFRERLVSQDFEDLFQGAMFMTEQDAGSDVGAITTRAARAPDGTWRLTGDKWFCSNAGADLAMVLARPEGAEAGTRGLSLFLLPRVLADGSRNSYRIVRLKDKLGTRSMASGEIVLEGAQAYLVGEEGAGFKQMTDMINMSRLSNAVRAAGLMLRSSHEALFIARHRQAFSRHLVDLPLMRRQLVKLIVPAEQGRSMALHTAECLKRADAGDGEAAKLMRILTPLLKFRTCRDARKVAGDGMEVRGGSGYIEEWSDARVLRDAHLGSIWEGTSNIVALDVTRSIRREGTLGPLKAHLAGLLDTPGIPAASRAALGQALEHAAGFAETVANDRAREIETRRMASGLYHIASAIVMAHEAARIGTDMRRLALAHLVLVHRLMPQDPLGPAPDGGTAAIAALVTQRPVDEGLALSLLPGGRP, encoded by the coding sequence ATGATCGCCGAGACAGCTCTCATCCACCGCAACATCCCCGACAGCACCGGCACCAATGCCTATCTCGGCGATCCCGACTTCGGCCGCCTGCTGCGCATCTACGCCGAGCCGGCGCTGGTCGCGGCGGTGGAGCCGCATTTCATTCGCCTCGGCGCGCTGGTCCGCGCCGAGCTGGAGCAACTGGCGCTTGCCGCCGACGCCAATCCGCCGAAGCTGAGGAGCCGGACGCGCGCCGGCGCCGACATCCAGATGGTCGACAAGCATCCGAGCTATGTGCAGCTCGAGCACTATGCCTTCGGCACGTTCGGGCTCGCCGCCATGTCGCACCGCGCCGGCGTCTTCGACTGGCCCGAGCCGCTGCCGCCGGTCGTGAAATACGGCCTGACCATGCTCTTCGTGCAGGCCGAGTTCGGCCTCTGCTGTCCCTTGAGCATGACCGACTCGCTGACGCGCACGCTTACCCGGTTCGGCGCTCCCGCGCTGGTGGCGCAGTTCCGCGAGCGGCTGGTCTCGCAGGACTTCGAGGACCTGTTCCAGGGCGCGATGTTCATGACCGAGCAGGATGCCGGCTCGGATGTCGGCGCCATCACCACCCGCGCGGCGCGGGCGCCCGACGGCACGTGGCGGCTCACCGGCGACAAATGGTTCTGCTCCAATGCCGGTGCGGACCTTGCCATGGTGCTGGCCCGGCCCGAGGGCGCGGAGGCCGGCACGCGCGGCCTGTCGCTGTTCTTGCTGCCGCGCGTTCTCGCCGATGGCAGCCGCAACAGCTACCGGATCGTCAGGCTGAAGGACAAGCTGGGCACCCGCTCCATGGCGAGCGGCGAGATCGTCCTGGAGGGGGCGCAAGCCTATCTGGTCGGCGAGGAGGGCGCCGGCTTCAAGCAGATGACCGACATGATCAACATGTCGCGCCTGTCCAATGCCGTGCGCGCCGCCGGCCTGATGCTGCGTTCCTCCCACGAGGCGCTGTTCATCGCCCGGCACCGGCAGGCCTTCAGCCGCCATCTCGTCGACCTGCCGCTGATGCGCCGCCAACTCGTCAAGCTGATCGTGCCCGCCGAGCAGGGCCGCTCCATGGCGCTGCACACGGCCGAGTGCCTGAAGCGCGCCGATGCGGGCGACGGCGAGGCGGCGAAGCTCATGCGCATCCTGACCCCGCTGCTCAAGTTCCGTACCTGCCGCGATGCCCGCAAGGTGGCCGGCGACGGCATGGAGGTGCGCGGCGGCAGCGGCTATATCGAGGAATGGTCGGATGCGCGGGTGCTGCGCGATGCCCATCTCGGCTCGATCTGGGAGGGCACCAGCAACATCGTGGCGCTCGACGTGACCCGTTCCATCCGCCGGGAAGGCACGCTCGGCCCGTTGAAGGCGCATCTTGCCGGCCTTCTCGACACGCCGGGCATCCCCGCAGCCTCGAGAGCCGCGCTCGGCCAGGCCTTGGAGCACGCCGCGGGCTTCGCCGAGACGGTCGCCAACGACCGCGCCCGCGAGATCGAGACGCGGCGCATGGCGAGCGGCCTCTATCACATCGCCTCCGCCATCGTGATGGCGCACGAGGCCGCGCGCATCGGCACCGACATGCGCCGCCTGGCGCTCGCCCATCTGGTGCTCGTCCACCGCCTGATGCCGCAGGACCCGCTCGGTCCTGCGCCGGATGGCGGGACCGCCGCCATCGCGGCGCTCGTCACCCAGAGGCCCGTCGACGAAGGCCTGGCGCTCAGTCTGCTGCCGGGCGGCCGACCCTGA
- the allS_2 gene encoding HTH-type transcriptional activator AllS, whose protein sequence is MAISLEQLEAFVAAAETGSFSAAARRLGRVQSAVSTHVANLEVDLGVKLFSRAGRYPVPTAAGTRLLAEARVVLERREHFIGVAASLEEGVEDRLVLAVDELYPESRIGELMAAFAAAFPSVELEILFPLMEDVSRMVLDGSADLGIMWRQEVLPPALGFHTIGWVPLQLVCAPGHPLARQPVAWEELKRHRQIMLATRSDSQEKMRLRVAAEVWWVESPWVILELVKHGIGWAFVSDHVIAASSTRPDIVMPALAFDNSDWPVALELVWHKQRKAGPAASWLRDRFSRQPIGFAFRGAGAGRP, encoded by the coding sequence ATGGCGATATCCCTGGAGCAACTCGAAGCCTTTGTCGCAGCAGCGGAAACCGGCTCCTTCTCGGCTGCGGCGCGTCGCCTCGGCCGGGTCCAGTCGGCCGTCAGCACCCATGTCGCCAATCTGGAGGTCGACCTCGGCGTGAAGCTGTTCAGCCGCGCCGGCCGCTACCCGGTTCCGACCGCGGCCGGAACGCGGCTGCTGGCCGAGGCCCGGGTCGTGCTGGAGCGGCGCGAGCATTTCATCGGCGTTGCCGCCAGCCTCGAGGAGGGGGTCGAGGACCGGCTCGTGCTGGCCGTCGACGAGCTCTATCCGGAAAGTCGGATCGGCGAGCTGATGGCCGCCTTTGCGGCTGCCTTTCCATCCGTCGAGCTGGAGATCCTGTTCCCGCTGATGGAGGATGTCAGCCGCATGGTGCTCGACGGCTCCGCCGATCTCGGCATCATGTGGCGGCAGGAGGTGCTGCCGCCCGCGCTCGGCTTCCACACCATCGGCTGGGTGCCGCTGCAGCTCGTCTGCGCGCCCGGCCATCCGCTCGCCCGCCAGCCGGTCGCGTGGGAGGAGCTGAAGCGCCACCGCCAGATCATGCTGGCAACCCGTTCCGACAGCCAGGAGAAGATGCGCCTGCGCGTCGCCGCGGAGGTCTGGTGGGTCGAAAGCCCCTGGGTCATCCTGGAACTGGTCAAGCATGGCATCGGCTGGGCCTTCGTGTCGGACCACGTCATCGCCGCCTCCTCGACCCGTCCCGACATCGTCATGCCGGCGCTCGCCTTCGACAACAGCGACTGGCCGGTGGCGCTCGAGCTCGTCTGGCACAAGCAGCGCAAGGCCGGGCCGGCGGCCTCGTGGCTGCGCGACCGCTTCTCGCGCCAGCCGATCGGCTTCGCCTTCCGCGGCGCCGGCGCCGGCAGGCCGTAG
- a CDS encoding LemA family protein, translating to MAWAILGVIALLVVYAIFTYNGLVGMRQRVNQAFADIDVQLKQRHDLIPNLVETVKGYAGHERETLEAVVQARNAAQAAQGPAAQAAAEQQLSGAVGRLLALAEAYPDLKASANFQQLQTDLTDVENKLAAARRFFNNAVSEFNAAIQAFPAVLFASQMGFTPREFFDVGAEARTSMDAAPPTVKF from the coding sequence ATGGCCTGGGCTATCCTCGGCGTCATCGCTCTTCTCGTCGTCTACGCCATCTTCACCTATAACGGGCTCGTCGGCATGCGGCAGCGGGTCAATCAGGCCTTTGCCGACATCGACGTCCAGCTCAAGCAGCGTCACGACCTGATCCCGAACCTGGTCGAGACCGTGAAGGGCTATGCCGGCCACGAGCGCGAGACGCTGGAAGCCGTGGTGCAGGCGCGCAACGCCGCCCAGGCCGCCCAGGGCCCGGCGGCCCAGGCCGCTGCCGAACAGCAGCTGAGCGGGGCGGTCGGCCGGCTGCTGGCGCTCGCCGAGGCCTATCCGGATCTCAAGGCCAGCGCCAATTTCCAGCAATTGCAGACCGACCTGACCGATGTCGAGAACAAGCTCGCCGCCGCACGCCGCTTCTTCAACAATGCGGTGAGCGAGTTCAACGCCGCGATCCAGGCCTTCCCGGCCGTGCTGTTCGCGAGCCAGATGGGCTTCACGCCCCGCGAGTTCTTCGATGTCGGAGCCGAGGCGCGGACCAGCATGGACGCGGCCCCGCCGACCGTGAAGTTCTGA
- a CDS encoding Glyoxalase-like domain protein: MFSHVTAGTNDIERARAFYDAVLGTLGYVRRWNFPASSGYAAKDGTRPQYWILKPFDENPARAGNGAMPGFLAPDRAAVDAFYRAALAHGGRDEGPPGLRPHYHPHYYGAYIRDPDGNKLCACCHQAYPGD, translated from the coding sequence ATGTTCAGCCATGTCACAGCCGGCACCAATGATATCGAGCGGGCGCGGGCCTTCTATGACGCCGTGCTCGGTACGCTCGGCTATGTCAGGCGCTGGAACTTTCCCGCCTCGTCCGGCTATGCCGCGAAGGACGGCACGCGGCCCCAATACTGGATCCTGAAACCCTTCGACGAAAATCCGGCACGGGCCGGCAATGGCGCCATGCCGGGTTTCCTGGCGCCCGACCGCGCGGCGGTCGATGCCTTCTACCGGGCGGCGCTCGCCCATGGCGGCCGCGACGAGGGGCCGCCGGGCCTGCGCCCACATTACCATCCCCACTATTATGGCGCCTATATCCGCGATCCCGACGGCAACAAGCTCTGCGCCTGCTGCCACCAGGCCTATCCCGGCGACTGA
- a CDS encoding Bacterial Transmembrane Pair family protein produces MRTSSDRIRHTILFELVSLAIVLPAGSWLFGIRLEQMGVIGIGSSIVATAWNYLYNLGFDHLMQWRTGSVAKSLPVRVAHAILFEAGLLIVLLPAIAWYLGISLIDAFIMDIAIAGFYVVYAFVFNLAYDRIFPLPETRGALAGATA; encoded by the coding sequence ATGCGCACATCGTCCGACCGCATCCGCCACACCATCCTGTTCGAACTCGTCAGCCTCGCCATCGTGCTGCCGGCCGGCAGTTGGCTGTTCGGCATCCGCCTGGAGCAGATGGGCGTCATCGGCATCGGCAGCTCGATCGTCGCGACCGCCTGGAACTATCTCTACAATCTCGGTTTCGACCATCTGATGCAGTGGCGCACCGGCAGCGTGGCCAAGAGCCTGCCCGTGCGCGTCGCTCACGCCATCCTGTTCGAGGCAGGCCTGCTGATCGTGCTGCTGCCGGCGATCGCCTGGTATCTCGGCATCAGCCTGATCGACGCCTTCATCATGGATATCGCCATTGCCGGCTTCTACGTGGTCTATGCCTTCGTGTTCAACCTGGCCTACGACCGCATCTTCCCGCTGCCGGAAACCCGCGGCGCGCTCGCCGGCGCAACCGCCTGA